One stretch of Ptiloglossa arizonensis isolate GNS036 chromosome 7, iyPtiAriz1_principal, whole genome shotgun sequence DNA includes these proteins:
- the LOC143149240 gene encoding uncharacterized protein LOC143149240 isoform X3: MNYSGNMPDWHQFNASQTNEVTPTTQNVNSGHLTFIPGVSPPTLNALSLSSEGLNKHHTESNFNSRNFQSYNNVSSGPNLSNNSPLASMVQMQNCIGHYGSPNTRNPMLDNLNASVDPRNTTIGTINDEIGYRNNQVPFNRPIGHLSGPSCNLNASTGPAPGSGTRTNSGPGPGTNLVNGSGPGPIFGPGPRHGPLPGSGSGPGSGPGNMGPRNTNIGSVPPGKSGPSSFMSCKGLCCNSDPNINYQQWEKFGSYQNNTSYRDNVHPSGYQIENRHFGNNCNFRKDNLEGKETMGSVLSNATAVDHRRNFADYKYHKDQLTHRNYSTSSGMFHNYPMQNYNYSTEHQKYPYPVKEHPKTNNMNMSNSGMLKHQEQNFIAQQKFNNKQFQYQNGSMLPKGVPTLNVNGNMTSSQNPYFSSQYTRNIPTEISHECQETTDNATVINRMPGTYMHNSSAQQQAYQHKIAMQKFSMENHLRELSRVPGYQSHPKYKECILRYREILKLQQLTGYQNPVQQTSRVATPVNTAVPPINLQFDQNGILINSNFLADGFSKLQHPPSTEQSSENMEKQKKDLAVAITNEKCQQAQQSGQLMIPSQSEHVPSSCAENFQKQSQFSIHKDFNQNQLKVQTSERHRFDTLNTTNADNKTMQQKASKQFANKPDLDVRQFLANWDETDDEEGPTSNLQDTVLSETTPVVVVSYENVDLSSKIPQNIEASRRNSFDSSETTIDNKKEADENMITTQDCLTISYSPSESTEIAKTTKRTIEEGVVKPGSIIHCISNGPDEIPTIHIVDNLEISNILGASNDQVIQTLEKQKTFFRETTNIETKAIALKNTEQQEKNETCALSTNYNTSLGNVNKNTNIQDSRISETIQTDTASINNQELRVLSGTGKSNLDVTDNLDLKKQNSFASEESHNPDDISLPDLPTSECTPISTTLNTPIHSDSEESSQNIEDLSISTNPIEVMQNSPVISFTQSPVKMEPYGQLSSGDKLKNRSLNTLELEFQKENHYKNSDTTSSHEQEITLSNFDFSESNSKTKSAEIVKDKQVKCLGTNLVRKKVFLIDGNENDRRVSDTRAALTSIAYKLEVQQEAVESEKNSECESPNSEQEGKHKGTRRSTDSMKSVIQSSDSTADVDNIVHTAISTASNANLTSLTESGDETQASKHEKELSRRQKIKNLNMSINTINPTLSKVDLNTRKKIKESVGWEDKCVDRNADKLITTKKRDVEHVTQSKHSDIKRFTGDDSKSSRGEEHSVCHMTSQYKNYSVTVIKDNVILSHQKSHGTTEKNINVYCEKSPEFQLRETNTKELSEEVELKKHISSKLIPTLPENVHSQNSKKSELQHKNLETIDGNVRFTTDEIRLLNEYRREKDKLQQDKNIEEKLQKVDDNTIYHKNDKMECSQVKQNNELLTVHKVSLKQNVSSLVNLSPENVETPEKVDINKHMYSKNFVKNVNSDFGIQVANVNFKIKDSELGKEMVLRDNSQEHVKDSLDGIKIEINFSRTERNSKEQKQNKRLYENFRAADDQNTYEIEDSFSYPVVACSNNVLDCQHRLHSKEQETVNNLNIFDREANNTESNAATSVADTNVSTTLKNSGKNSLKANEDALISIISKGSCNLTSESQGFNKLLHNNVQCKDTSKSEIIEGTNYSLDTDMNKSKCAIPNTAIVDANNILIKAKNIFEEEDSSMHAKDDHIAKIQKENSSLVETSSQIAIEALKKTEEKEIASVSHVKNVKKLPELNLVKLSAKSLNSLSTLNFSFDKLDYKKCSGVNFDHLHACVNEVGELDETYMGKWKKPKINPIFEDCDMFQSTSGYINPIFSSIDKLEDLHTVPVYTTKDGKISYSPNRRFTHHELMLETRKRDGCPSTRKSHYTDTWNSYYNSKFRKLYKKKRHHNFSDKKKHEFKNMKCLYERKKNYSDDFCGRNHVKYKNYIHSIKNNNAVVSKIYSSSDSDEEIIDHNKYRITETSNHKKNHNIQNKATIITLNSHKSESVTDDLDLENKDKESTTSDVHSCKAHTSVILHSNYGNTDENIKPDLNESPLIKSNDFTSESLQLSKDKISNNKCTSPSPSVIGNSNVFGNHGEAINTTDKLSDSRFLEEVTLLNENEQIASSYSVEGKENDKIHVSKNAVHIKEQKKENNLEILDNQTSFLETKDIFENINHAETNEILETNQIRKFNQVNFTETNEFLELHPDVDNIIQQKSEASLEPEELKNTPIEMIEILVSKKDISKTNDEKFVNSAKNISDCEQESNRIIKKVLTLNEESTNKNTKENIKLLKYENNDSLRNSSEVTVDTCVNQEEFESQIVQKDITPDQQNSEYISVEVLENDKKVNMNSDQIDIGMVEKYDELIFANLSKNTIHIENDSIIEDSIVFHGDEAAMEVLPNIKETSIDYSVLSPDNLIKHLHVNAPNNLQSEHESNLSQDSSVESKIPLSSMYCTIKDSSAKSTHCSKNLTVENEQEEKQCQLSSLESYSSGHSSKNNVDIKVIPKLVIKKTDTLSSKSECSFDYTESENLTNRYDAKLLTDVRQKIPKMIIMKSRSRSITPTVEILDRPKSERIQNLFSEPNDTSMDMDNSDSELYTLKCTNFASKVPKVKIKLEDISSKDLKLYLKRKAIKQNVSKMKIKKSKTHESKTLTMKFETEGSSETEVTDSDDDNKTIQESVANDTEKIPKLKLRMQEEDKSLSPERTRGKDTCISKIPFKRTRRTREEDARHSVKYDKSKTNENEIRRKYPQCMTGKIPKVIIKRTQIGTEFKCEISKSKKTLAIETSKWQPKVKLQRLQVLDHMVMDLKQSKTILKDKTMINAMSNTPLHIEDDINNKDSRHDNKVKLCRSNSASSLSPVKCKQRRLSDPDYMKVDTKLVTDFININSDDNKHKLLNINEVSNLKVVDSENKNLKRKSKKRLFSQSKKMSHSLNNESENETERPIKSKNTTENSFKNLLTNKDNDLVVEKKEYSSLGTKESTSCIEDKLLGSGIVRSRNFDDTENSIIKVDSSDESQTTIELLPASPDSSENESKNREFESTNRLYIKDAVPTQLELELELIDKNNIQRSDILVPKINELNSVNIEKCDHPSYSRRYINEESTKAYFSDLQYSSQNTFDQNKMQSLEKKSNDYFYCNDLLVKEVLAAKETLKKCLTRSVNENTEQRISRPKTVAEKKQGLSFNFKDLEKSYCKSETVQCSNNNENMKIYSKSKSTENEYKSIHRLNIVKVEEKHSKEDKLSYVEKRLKSNDLQDRVLYATECSTASTCGYTCVPKATTISLKATKQYGRITTVEESSNKAADSFYLSNKQSSVHAIEKFHEEISEKKTTSSIQNQRDNESTSETKIKEDNMPLLVPEFALNFDSSSDRDSSRSPPVITNQEEVENSAEDAKDMKSKVITPIEKVEEDEEHSYKDCEMTIADIITQLAYHEKATKKHRRYCNLCERWFPTTSRHRRHLAGYQHRYMELTQRKSIHTLFILFTGKPCPRLLPANVIRKDCSIGELTPLQIAVQDIAKYVEHTQQDCKPRE, encoded by the exons ATGAACTACAGTGGGAATATGCCAGATTGGCACCAATTTAATGCCTCGCAGACGAATGAAGTTACACCTACTACTCAAAATGTGAACTCTGGTCATTTGACATTCATTCCTGGTGTTAGTCCACCAACATTGAATGCACTTAGTCTAAGCTCTGAGGGTCTCAATAAGCATCATACTGAATCTAAtttcaattcgagaaatttccaaTCATATAACAATGTTTCGAGTGGTCCAAATCTTTCTAACAACAGCCCTCTTGCATCCATGGTGCAAATGCAAAACTGCATTGGCCATTATGGTTCTCCAAATACAAGAAATCCTATGTTAGATAACTTAAACGCTTCTGTGGATCCTAGAAATACTACGATTGGAACTATAAATGATGAAATAGGATATAGAAACAATCAGGTGCCTTTTAACAGACCTATTGGTCACTTAAGTGGGCCAAGTTGCAATCTAAATGCATCAACTGGGCCTGCACCTGGGTCTGGAACCAGAACTAATTCAGGACCAGGACCTGGAACTAATCTTGTAAATGGAAGTGGTCCTGGGCCTATATTTGGTCCTGGTCCTAGACACGGCCCTTTACCTGGATCAGGATCTGGACCAGGCTCAGGACCTGGAAACATGGGACCAAGGAATACTAATATTGGTTCAGTACCCCCAGGGAAATCTGGACCTTCCTCCTTTATGTCTTGCAAAGGACTGTGCTGTAATTCTGATCCTAACATTAATTATCAACAATGGGAAAAATTTGGATCCTATCAAAATAATACATCATATAGAGATAATGTACATCCATCTGGCTACCAAATAGAAAACAGACACTTTgggaataattgtaattttaggaAAGATAATCTTGAAGGTAAAGAAACAATGGGATCTGTATTGTCAAATGCGACTGCTGTAGATCATagaagaaactttgctgattacAAATATCATAAAGATCAATTAACACATAGAAACTATTCAACATCTTCAGGGATGTTTCATAATTATCCTAtgcaaaattataattattctacTGAACATCAAAAGTACCCTTATCCTGTCAAAGAACATCCCAAGACTAATAATATGAATATGTCAAATTCAGGAATGCTGAAGCAtcaagaacaaaattttattgctcaacaaaaatttaataataaacaatttcAATATCAAAATGGGAGTATGCTACCTAAAGGAGTGCCTACTTTAAATGTTAATGGAAACATGACGTCTTCTCAGAATCCTTACTTTAGTTCACAATATACAAGAAACATTCCGACAGAAATCTCTCATGAATGTCAAGAAACTACTGACAATGCTACAGTAATAAATAGAATGCCAGGTACTTATATGCACAATTCTTCTGCTCAGCAACAAGCATACCAACATAAAATTGCaatgcaaaaattttcaatggaaaatCATCTTCGGGAATTGAGTAGAGTACCTGGATATCAATCACATCCAAAATACAAAGAATGCATTCTGAGGTAcagagaaatattgaaattacagCAATTAACTGGTTACCAAAACCCTGTTCAACAAACTTCACGTGTTGCAACACCAGTTAATACTGCAGTACCACCGATTAACTTACAATTTGATCAAAATGGTATATTAATAAACTCAAATTTTCTTGCAGATGGTTTCTCTAAATTGCAACATCCACCATCTACAGAACAATCATCAGAAAatatggagaaacaaaaaaaggatCTAGCTGTTGCTATAACTAATGAAAAGTGTCAGCAAGCACAGCAGTCAGGACAGTTAATGATTCCTTCACAAAGTGAACATGTTCCTTCCTCATGTGCAGAGAACTTTCAAAAGCAAAGTCAGTTTTCAATACATAAGGACTTCAATCAAAATcaattgaaagtacaaacaagtGAGAGGCATAGATTTGATACCCTAAATACCACCAATGCTGATAACAAAACGATGCAGCAAAAAGCTTCTAAACAATTTGCTAATAAACCAGACCTTGATGTTCGACAATTTTTGGCTAATTGGGACGAGACTGACGACGAAGAGGGACCGACGTCAAATTTGCAAGATACCGTTTTAAGTGAAACCACTCCAGTTGTAGTCGTAAGCTATGAGAACGTAGATCTTTCATCGAAAATTCCACAAAATATAGAGGCGTCCAGAAGAAACAGTTTTGATTCGAGCGAAACGACGATAGACAATAAGAAAGAGGCTGATGAAAACATGATAACAACTCAAGATTGTTTAACAATATCGTATTCGCCCTCGGAAAGTACTGAAATTGCCAAAACTACTAAACGGACGATAGAAGAAGGTGTGGTAAAACCTGGGAGCATTATACATTGTATAAGCAATGGTCCTGATGAGATACCCACAATACACATAGtagataatttagaaataagtaACATATTAGGAGCATCTAACGACCAGGTTATACAAACTTTAGAAAAGCAAAAAACGTTCTTTAGAGAAACAACTAATATTGAAACAAAAGCAATAGCTCTTAAGAATACTGAACAGCAGGAGAAAAATGAAACCTGTGCATTGTCTACTAACTACAATACATCTCTTGGTAATGTGaacaagaatacaaatattcaGGATTCTAGAATTTCTGAAACAATTCAAACAGATACTGCATCTATAAACAATCAAGAACTAAGAGTTTTATCAGGAACAGGAAAAAGTAATCTGGATGTTACTGACAATCtagatttaaaaaaacaaaacagtTTCGCCAGTGAAGAATCCCATAATCCTGATGATATAAGCTTACCAGATTTACCAACATCTGAGTGTACACCAATCTCCACAACTTTAAACACTCCTATTCATTCTGATAGTGAGGAATCATCGCAAAACATTGAAGACCTATCTATATCTACAAATCCAATAGAGGTAATGCAAAACAGCCCAGTAATTAGTTTCACACAGTCTCCAGTTAAAATGGAACCATATGGGCAATTGAGCAGTGGAGATAAACTTAAGAATAGATCTCTTAATACGCTAGAATTGGAGTTCCAGAAAGAAAATCATTACAAGAACAGTGACACTACTAGTTCTCATGAGCAAGAAATAACTCTTAGTAATTTTGATTTCTCTGAAAGTAACTCTAAAACAAAATCTGCTGAAATTGTTAAAGATAAGCAGGTCAAGTGTCTTGGTACCAATTTGGTTAGGAAGAAAGTTTTCTTAATAGATGGTAATGAAAACGATAGAAGAGTTTCAGATACGCGCGCTGCTTTAACATCCATTGCATATAAACTAGAGGTTCAACAAGAGGCAGTAGAAAGTGAAAAGAATTCAGAATGTGAGTCTCCTAACTCTGAGCAAGAAGGTAAACATAAAGGCACAAGAAGATCAACAGATTCAATGAAATCTGTAATTCAAAGCAGTGACTCTACTGCAGATGTAGATAATATTGTCCATACCGCGATTTCAACTGCTTCTAATGCAAATTTGACAAGTCTTACAGAGTCTGGTGATGAAACCCAAGCATCTAAACATGAAAAAGAGCTATCTAGAAgacagaaaataaaaaatttgaatatgtcTATTAATACCATCAATCCAACGTTATCAAAAGTTGATTTGAatacaaggaaaaaaataaaggaatcCGTAGGTTGGGAAGATAAATGTGTAGATAGAAATGCAGATAAATTAATAACAACTAAGAAAAGGGATGTAGAACATGTAACACAATCAAAACATTCAGACATCAAAAGATTTACTGGCGATGATTCAAAATCATCAAGAGGTGAGGAACATTCTGTGTGCCATATGACTTCtcaatacaaaaattattctgTTACTGTGATAAAAGATAATGTTATTTTAAGTCATCAGAAATCACACGGCACCacagagaaaaatataaatgtttactGCGAGAAATCACCTGAATTTCAATTAAGAGAAACCAATACCAAAGAGCTTTCTGAAGAAGTAGAACTTAAGAAACATATTTCTAGCAAACTTATTCCCACTTTGCCTGAAAATGTCCATTCTCAAAATTCTAAGAAATCCGAATTACAGCACAAGAATCTGGAAACTATAGATGGAAACGTTAGGTTCACCACAGATGAAATACGTCTGTTAAATGAGTatagaagagagaaagataaaTTGCAGCAAGATAAAAATATAGAGGAAAAATTGCAAAAGGTAGATGATAATACAATTTATCATAAGAACGATAAAATGGAATGTTCACAAGTTAAACAAAACAATGAACTATTAACAGTACACAAAGTAAGTCTAAAGCAAAATGTGTCGTCTCTCGTTAATCTAAGTCCTGAGAATGTGGAAACGCCAGAAAAAGTGGATATAAATAAACACATGTATTCAAAGAATTTTGTTAAGAACGTTAACTCCGACTTCGGAATTCAAGTTGCGAATGTAAACTTTAAGATTAAAGATAGTGAGCTTGGGAAAGAGATGGTCTTAAGAGACAATAGTCAGGAGCACGTTAAGGATTCTCTGGATGGCATAAAAATTgagataaatttttcgcgtACAGAACGAAATTCGAAGGAACAGAAGCAAAACAAACGCTTGTATGAAAATTTCAGAGCAGCAGATGATCAGAACACATATGAAATTGAAGATTCATTTTCATATCCTGTTGTTGCTTGTTCTAATAATGTGTTGGACTGTCAGCATCGGCTGCATTCTAAAGAGCAGGAAACAGTGaataatttgaacatttttgacAGGGAAGCAAATAATACTGAAAGCAATGCAGCAACATCAGTTGCAGATACAAATGTGAGTACCACTCTTAAAAACAGTGGAAAAAATTCATTGAAAGCAAATGAAGATGCTTTAATATCTATTATTTCCAAGGGGTCGTGTAATTTGACTTCAGAAAGTCAgggttttaataaattattacacaATAATGTACAGTGTAAGGATACATCAAAATCAGAAATAATTGAAGGTACTAATTATTCTCTTGATACTGATATGAATAAGTCAAAATGTGCAATACCTAATACTGCCATAGTTGAtgcaaataatatattaattaaggcaaaaaatatatttgaggAAGAAGATAGTTCCATGCATGCAAAAGATGATCATATAGctaaaatacaaaaagaaaattctagTTTAGTAGAGACTTCTTCACAAATTGCGATAGAAGCATTAAAGAAAACCGAGGAAAAGGAAATAGCCAGTGTATCCCAtgtcaaaaatgtaaaaaaactacCAGAACTTAATCTTGTAAAGTTAAGTGCGAAATCGTTAAACTCCTTGAGCACTCTAAACTTTAGTTTCGATAAACTAGATTACAAGAAGTGTTCAGGTGTAAATTTTGATCATCTTCATGCATGTGTGAACGAAGTTGGTGAGTTGGATGAAACTTACATGGGAAAGTGGAAGAAGCCAAAGATAAATCCCATTTTTGAAGACTGTGACATGTTCCAAAGTACCAGTGGGTACATAAATCCTATTTTTTCAAGCATAGATAAATTGGAGGATTTGCATACAGTTCCTGTATACACTACCAAAGATGGAAAGATATCTTACAGTCCTAATCGAAGATTTACACATCATGAATTAATGTTAGAGACTCGTAAACGGGATGGATGTCCTTCTACACGAAAGTCTCACTATACTGATACTTGGAATAGTTATTACAATTCAAAGTTTCGTAAGTTATACAAGAAAAAGCGACATCATAATTTTAGCGACAAGAAAAAACATGAGTTTAAGAACATGAAATGTTTATATGAACGTAAAAAGAACTATTCAGATGACTTTTGTGGGAGAAATCATGTTAAATATAAGAACTACATACACAGCATTAAAAATAACAATGCTGTTGTGTCCAAGATATACAGTAGCAGTGATTCTGATGAGGAAATTATAGACCACAATAAGTATCGTATTACTGAAACAAGTAATCACAAAAAGAATCACAATATTCAGAATAAAGCTACTATAATTACTCTTAATTCGCATAAGAGTGAATCAGTTACAGATGACTTAGATCTGGAAAATAAAGACAAGGAAAGTACTACATCTGATGTCCATTCATGCAAAG CACATACTTCAGTCATTTTACATTCAAACTATGGGAATACAGATGAAAATATTAAACCCGATCTAAATGAATCTCCATTAATTAAATCCAATGATTTTACTTCAGAAAGCCTTCAGTTGAGCaaagataaaatttcaaataataaatgtaCTAGTCCAAGTCCTAGTGTAATTGGAAATTCTAATGTCTTTGGCAATCATGGAGAAGCTATAAATACCACAGATAAATTATCAGATTCAAGGTTCCTAGAAGAAGTGACTTTATTGAATGAGAATGAACAAATAGCCAGTTCATATTCTGTTGAAGGgaaagaaaatgataaaatacacgtttcaAAAAATGCTGTGCAtattaaagaacaaaaaaaagaaaataatttagagATATTGGATAACCAAACTTCTTTTTTGGAAACTAAAGATATTTTTGAGAATATAAACCATGCAGAAACTAATGAAATTTTGGAAACTAATCAGATTAGAAAATTTAATCAAGTAAATTTTACTGAAACAAATGAATTCTTGGAACTTCATCCAGATGTCGATAACATAATTCAGCAAAAGTCAGAAGCTTCTTTAGAGccagaagaattaaaaaatacacctatTGAAATGATAGAGATATTAGTCTCTAAAAAGGATATTAGTAAAACAAAtgatgaaaaatttgtaaactcTGCAAAAAACATTTCAGACTGTGAACAAGAAAGTAACcgaattattaaaaaagtaCTAACTTTGAATGAAGAAAGTACAAATAAGAACACAAAAGAAAACATTAAACTTTTGAAATATGAAAACAATGATTCACTGAGAAACAGCTCAGAAGTAACTGTTGATACTTGTGTAAACCAAGAGGAATTTGAATCTCAAATAGTGCAGAAAGATATAACACCTGATCAACAAAATTCAGAATATATATCTGTTGAGGTATTAGAGAATGATAAAAAAGTAAACATGAATTCTGATCAAATTGACattggaatggttgaaaagtatGATGAATTGATTTTTGCAAACCTTTCCAAGAATACAATTCATATTGAAAATGACAGTATCATCGAAGACTCGATTGTATTTCATGGAGACGAAGCGGCGATGGAAGTTCTACCAAATATAAAGGAAACTTCAATAGATTATTCAGTGCTATCACCTGATAATTTAATAAAGCATTTACATGTAAATGCTCCCAATAATCTCCAAAGTGAACATGAAAGTAATCTTAGTCAAGATTCTTCAGTAGAAAGTAAAATTCCTCTTTCAAGTATGTACTGCACTATCAAAGATTCTTCAGCTAAGAGTACTCACTGTAGCAAAAATCTAACTGTAGAAAATGAACAGGAAGAAAAGCAGTGTCAATTATCTTCTCTCGAATCTTATAGTTCAGGTCACTCATCAAAAAACAATGTAGACATAAAAGTAATACCCAAGCTTGTCATAAAGAAAACTGATACATTAAGTTCAAAATCAGAATGTTCATTTGACTATACAGAATCTGAGAATCTTACCAATAGATATGATGCAAAACTATTGACCGATGTACGtcaaaaaataccaaaaatgaTAATCATGAAAAGCAGATCTCGTTCAATAACCCCTACTGTTGAAATTTTGGACAGACCTAAATCTGAAAGAATACAGAATCTTTTTTCAGAGCCCAATGATACCAGCATGGATATGGATAACAGTGATTCTGAACTCTATACATTAAAATGTACTAATTTTGCAAGCAAAGTACCgaaagtgaaaataaaattggagGATATATCTTCCAAGGACTTGAAATTATACTTGAAACGAAAAGCTATTAAACAGAAtgtttcaaaaatgaaaattaaaaaaagtaaaacaCATGAAAGTAAGACTTTGACaatgaaatttgaaacagaAGGTAGTTCAGAAACAGAAGTTACTGACTCTGATGATGACAACAAAACTATACAGGAGTCAGTAGCTAATGACACTGAGAAAATACCaaaattgaagttaagaatgcaaGAAGAAGACAAGTCTTTATCACCAGAAAGAACCAGAGGAAAAGATACGTGCATTTCAAAAATACCTTTTAAGAGAACTAGAAGAACAAGAGAAGAAGATGCAAGGCACTCTGTAAAGTATGATAAATCCAAAACTAATGAGAATGAAATAAGAAGAAAGTATCCACAGTGTATGACTGGAAAAATTCCCAAGGTTATAATAAAAAGAACACAGATCGGCACAGAATTCAAATGTGAAATTAGTAAAAGTAAAAAGACGTTAGCTATTGAAACATCAAAGTGGCAACCAAAAGTTAAGCTACAAAGACTCCAAGTTCTGGACCATATGGTAATGGATTTAAAGCAATCAAAAACCATATTGAAAGATAAAACTATGATAAATGCAATGTCTAATACACCTTTACACATTGAAgatgatattaataataaagattCAAGACACGATAATAAAGTAAAACTATGTAGATCTAATTCAGCATCAAGTTTGTCTCCTGTTAAGTGTAAACAGAGAAGATTGTCTGATCCTGATTACATGAAAGTAGATACAAAATTAGTTACTGAtttcattaatattaattcaGATGACAATAAACATAAATTACTGAATATTAATGAAGTATCAAATCTCAAAGTAGTTGACAGTGAGAACAAAAATTTGAAGAGGAAAAGTAAGAAAAGACTATTTTCTCAGAGTAAAAAAATGAGTCACAGTCTGAATAATGAAAGTGAGAATGAGACAGAAAGACCAATTAAATCCAAAAATACAACAGAGAATTCTTTTAAAAATCTTTtgacgaacaaagacaatgatcTGGTAGTTGAGAAAAAAGAATACTCATCATTGGGGACCAAGGAAAGTACATCTTGCATAGAAGACAAACTTCTAGGATCTGGTATTGTGCGTTCGCGTAATTTTGACGATACCGAGAATTCTATAATTAAAGTTGACTCTTCAGATGAAAGTCAAACCACTATAGAACTTTTACCAGCGTCACCTGATAGTAGTGAAAACGAATCAAAAAACCgtgaatttgaaagtacaaatagGTTATATATAAAAGATGCAGTACCAACTCAATTGGAATTGGAATTAGAActtattgataaaaataacatacaacgttcaGATATACTTGTACCGAAAATTAACGAATTAAATTCTGTGAACATTGAAAAATGTGATCATCCATCATATTCTAGAAGGTATATTAATGAAGAATCAACAAAAGCATATTTTAGTGACCTTCAATATTCTTCACAAAATACTTTCGACCAAAACAAGATGCAAAGTTTAGAAAAGAAATCAAATGACTATTTTTATTGCAATGACTTGTTAGTTAAGGAAGTACTAGCTGCTAAGGAAACACTAAAGAAATGTTTAACTCGATCTGTAAATGAAAATACAGAACAGAGAATATCAAGGCCCAAAACAGTAGCAGAAAAAAAACAAGGTTTAAGTTTCAATTTTAAAGATCttgaaaaatcctattgtaagtCTGAAACTGTGCAGTGTAGCAACAATAACGAAAACATGAAAATATATAGCAAATCTAAAAGCACAGAAAACGAATACAAGTCAATACATAGATTAAACATTGTGAAAGTTGAAGAAAAACATTCCAAAGAAGATAAATTATCCTATGTAGAAAAAAGGTTGAAATCAAATGATTTGCAAGATAGAGTACTTTATGCCACGGAATGTTCTACAGCTTCTACATGTGGATATACTTGTGTACCAAAGGCAACTACAATTTCTTTAAAAGCTACTAAACAATATGGTCGAATTACAACAGTTGAAGAATCTTCAAATAAAGCAGCAGATAGTTTTTACCTATCTAACAAACAAAGTAGTGTACATGCTATAGAAAAGTTTCATGAAGAAAtatctgaaaaaaaaacaactagtAGTATTCAAAATCAGAGAGATAATGAAAGTACaagtgaaacgaaaataaaagaagacaATATGCCATTATTAGTGCCAGAATTTGCTTTAAATTTTGATTCCAGTTCAGATAGAGATAGTTCTAGATCTCCACCTGTTATAACAAACCAAGAAGAAGTTGAAAATTCAGCAGAAGATGCAAAAGATATGAAGAGTAAAGTAATAACTCCAATTGAGAAAGTAGAAGAGGATGAGGAACATTCCTATAAAGACTGTGAGATGACCATTGCTGACATTATAACACAATTAGCTTATCATGAGAAG gcaacaaagaaacatagaaggtACTGTAATTTATGCGAGAGATGGTTCCCTACAACGTCGCGACATCGACGGCATTTAGCTGGATATCAACACCGTTATATGGAATTAACACAGCGTAAAAGTATTCAtactctttttattttattcactgGCAAACCTTGTCCAAGACTTCTGCCAGCAAACGTCATTCGCAAAGATTGTTCCATAGGAGAATTAACGCCTTTACAAATTGCTGTTCAG GATATTGCAAAATATGTAGAACATACACAACAGGATTGTAAACCAAGAGAGTGA